One Pseudodesulfovibrio cashew DNA window includes the following coding sequences:
- the lipA gene encoding lipoyl synthase, producing the protein MSSLENLEKPLRIPPWLRVKLPETKNFSGTAELISDLNLNTVCQSAKCPNKWECFSRNVATFLIMGRLCTRNCAFCNIESGDLSPLESDEPARVAEAAKRLELKHVVITSVTRDDLPDGGAAHFAATIKAVREAMPECTVEVLIPDFQGDEAALETVLDAGPDILNHNLETVPDLYDTIRPQADYHQSLELLARSKRKAPSIPTKSGIMVGLGETDEQIMPVLDDLAAIGCDIVTIGQYMQPTRHHPRVTRYVEPERFEEYAEEGRKRGIENMFCAPLVRSSYNAAKFVRSGK; encoded by the coding sequence ATGTCTTCACTCGAGAATTTGGAAAAGCCTTTGCGGATACCGCCCTGGCTTAGGGTCAAGCTCCCGGAGACTAAAAACTTTTCCGGAACCGCCGAGCTGATCAGCGACCTGAACCTGAACACGGTCTGCCAGTCCGCCAAGTGCCCCAACAAATGGGAGTGTTTCTCACGGAACGTGGCTACCTTCCTGATTATGGGCCGGCTGTGCACCCGCAACTGTGCGTTCTGCAACATCGAGTCAGGCGATCTCTCCCCGCTGGAATCCGACGAACCCGCCCGCGTGGCCGAGGCCGCCAAACGGCTGGAGCTCAAGCACGTGGTCATCACCTCGGTCACCCGCGACGACCTGCCCGACGGCGGCGCTGCCCACTTCGCGGCCACCATCAAGGCCGTGCGCGAGGCCATGCCCGAGTGCACCGTGGAGGTCCTCATCCCGGACTTCCAGGGTGACGAGGCAGCCCTCGAGACCGTGCTCGACGCCGGACCGGACATCCTGAACCACAATCTGGAGACCGTGCCCGACCTCTATGACACCATCCGGCCCCAGGCAGACTACCACCAGTCCCTGGAACTGCTCGCCCGCTCCAAGCGAAAGGCCCCGTCCATCCCCACCAAGTCCGGCATCATGGTCGGCCTGGGCGAGACCGACGAACAGATCATGCCCGTACTCGACGACCTGGCCGCCATCGGCTGCGATATCGTGACCATCGGCCAGTACATGCAGCCCACCCGCCACCACCCCAGGGTAACGCGCTACGTGGAGCCCGAACGATTCGAGGAATACGCCGAGGAAGGCAGAAAGCGCGGCATTGAGAACATGTTCTGCGCCCCGCTGGTCCGCTCCAGCTACAACGCAGCCAAATTCGTCCGCTCCGGCAAATAA
- the lipB gene encoding lipoyl(octanoyl) transferase LipB, translating to MRVIDLGTIPYDEAVELQLETLRAVTEGKEENTLFLLEHPKVITLGRQGGAENLHVDEAFLASQGITLAQTARGGNITCHFPGQLVAYPIWRVEKRPGGMRKFFHDMEEAVIRTCAHFGVDTRRREGHPGVWVDESRKICSMGIGVKRWVTYHGLALNVGPDVSLFELITLCGIQGAVPTSISKEAGRDITIKEAKDVFTREFGKAFADTALA from the coding sequence ATGCGCGTCATTGATCTGGGGACCATCCCCTATGACGAGGCCGTGGAGCTCCAACTGGAGACTCTCAGGGCAGTCACGGAGGGGAAGGAGGAGAATACGCTCTTTCTGCTGGAACACCCCAAGGTGATCACCCTGGGCCGCCAGGGAGGAGCGGAAAACCTGCATGTGGACGAGGCCTTCCTGGCCTCGCAGGGCATCACCCTGGCCCAGACCGCGCGCGGGGGCAACATCACCTGCCACTTCCCCGGCCAACTGGTGGCCTACCCCATCTGGCGCGTAGAGAAACGTCCCGGTGGCATGAGGAAGTTCTTCCACGACATGGAGGAAGCGGTTATCAGGACCTGCGCGCATTTCGGCGTGGACACTCGGCGCAGGGAGGGCCATCCCGGCGTATGGGTGGACGAATCAAGGAAAATATGCTCCATGGGCATCGGCGTGAAACGTTGGGTCACCTACCACGGCCTGGCCCTGAACGTAGGCCCCGACGTCAGTCTCTTCGAACTCATCACCCTGTGCGGCATACAGGGAGCCGTCCCCACCTCCATCAGCAAAGAGGCAGGACGCGACATTACCATAAAGGAGGCCAAGGATGTCTTCACTCGAGAATTTGGAAAAGCCTTTGCGGATACCGCCCTGGCTTAG